The following are encoded together in the Vigna unguiculata cultivar IT97K-499-35 chromosome 2, ASM411807v1, whole genome shotgun sequence genome:
- the LOC114171365 gene encoding probable N-acetyltransferase HLS1, producing MGEELKPMVSVREFDPDRDRERVEAVERICEVGPSGKVSLFTDMLGDPICRVRHSPAFLMLVAEIGEEVVGMIRGCIKTVTCGKRLSRNGKHNANNAKHVPVYTKVAYILGLRVSPNQRRMGIGLKLVHRMEAWFRDNGAEYSYMATENDNLASVKLFTDKCGYSKFRTPSILVNPVFAHRARVSPKVTIISLSPSDAEVLYRSRLSTTEFFPRDIDSVLKNKLSLGTFLAVPGGSYSVETWPGPDLFLSDPPKSWALVSVWNSKEVFTLEVRGASRVKRTLAKTTRVVDRALPWLRVPSIPDLFRPFGFHFMYGLGGEGPDAVKMVKALCGFAHNLAMEKGCRVVATEVSPNEPLRSGIPHWKMLSCDEDLWCMKRLGEDYSDGSVGDWTKSQPGMSIFVDPREV from the exons ATGGGTGAAGAGTTGAAACCTATGGTGTCTGTGAGAGAGTTCGATCCTGATAGAGACAGAGAGAGAGTAGAAGCTGTTGAAAGGATATGTGAGGTTGGACCCAGTGGCAAGGTTTCTCTCTTCACCGACATGCTGGGTGACCCAATTTGCAGGGTTCGCCATTCGCCTGCTTTTCTCATGCTG GTGGCGGAGATTGGTGAAGAGGTAGTAGGAATGATAAGAGGATGCATAAAAACGGTGACATGCGGAAAAAGATTATCCAGGAACGGAAAACACAATGCCAATAACGCTAAACATGTTCCAGTGTACACTAAAGTCGCCTACATACTAGGCCTTCGTGTTTCACCTAATCAACG GAGAATGGGAATAGGGTTGAAGCTGGTGCACAGGATGGAGGCGTGGTTTAGGGATAATGGAGCTGAGTATTCCTACATGGCAACGGAAAACGACAATTTAGCTTCCGTTAAACTCTTCACCGACAAATGCGGGTATTCAAAGTTCCGTACCCCGTCCATTCTTGTCAACCCCGTTTTCGCCCACAGAGCAAGGGTGTCCCCCAAGGTCACAATCATAAGCCTTTCCCCTTCCGACGCGGAGGTTCTCTACCGTAGCCGTCTCTCCACGACGGAGTTCTTCCCGCGCGACATTGACTCCGTCCTGAAGAACAAGCTGAGTCTGGGGACGTTTCTGGCGGTCCCCGGCGGGTCCTACAGTGTCGAGACATGGCCCGGGCCAGATCTTTTCCTGTCGGACCCACCCAAGTCGTGGGCCTTGGTGAGCGTGTGGAACTCTAAGGAGGTGTTCACGCTCGAGGTGCGAGGCGCGTCGCGCGTGAAGCGCACGCTCGCGAAGACGACGAGGGTGGTGGACCGGGCCCTGCCGTGGCTGCGTGTACCGTCGATCCCGGATTTGTTCAGGCCGTTCGGGTTTCACTTCATGTACGGGCTTGGAGGGGAAGGCCCAGATGCAGTGAAGATGGTGAAGGCCCTGTGTGGGTTCGCGCACAACCTCGCGATGGAAAAAGGTTGCAGGGTGGTGGCCACGGAAGTGTCGCCAAACGAGCCCTTACGGTCCGGTATACCCCACTGGAAGATGCTGTCGTGTGACGAAGATTTATGGTGTATGAAGCGGTTGGGCGAGGATTACAGTGACGGTTCCGTTGGTGACTGGACCAAATCTCAACCCGGAATGTCCATTTTTGTTGACCCGAGAGAGGTCTAA